Proteins encoded by one window of Dermochelys coriacea isolate rDerCor1 chromosome 13, rDerCor1.pri.v4, whole genome shotgun sequence:
- the NCOA5 gene encoding LOW QUALITY PROTEIN: nuclear receptor coactivator 5 (The sequence of the model RefSeq protein was modified relative to this genomic sequence to represent the inferred CDS: inserted 5 bases in 4 codons; deleted 2 bases in 2 codons) encodes MARGRMSNSIKQSDFTNSTNPQDLERRLFVGNLPTDHMTREEMEEIFSKYGKIRALSMFHGYGFVQYERLEDVQAALDGEKGRLFKGYRLDINKAAERRNMNKASSRSSPSRREPYAYGDGRDARRDRSPIRGSPRREPRDGRNGRDSRDARDIRGRDVRDPRDARDHRDPRDLREPRDIRDPRDLREPRDIRDPRDLRDPRDIRDLRDPRDPVYDRYRDVREPRDPVYRRDDTYDRYLRLEDYYXRKDDSYDRYRDHXDRAPLSAEERLKREERRREELYRQYFEEIKRRFDSERPVDCSVIVVNKQTKEYAESVGRKVRDLGMVVDLIFLNTEMSLTQALEDVGRGGSPFAIVITQQHQVHRSCTVNIMFGTPQEHRNMPQADAMVLVARNYERYKTETRXKEREEIARQAAKMADEAILQERERPPPIEEGVRGGHPPGIQSLLNLLADNRYLTAEETDKVINYLRERKERLLRGNTDSLQAPLSRQSLGAPSGSSMTSQASLPSSQTHQSTQPLASATSATVSSTNPQQELQAKILSLFNSGAAAAAXAAAVANSSSAASTAASGGTQNQNYANVASNQARAVQLSAASLNQSQQRSQVPGTQLPVLPGSTRNTGPRPGASQPTQVHYGQHQNRLPTPSNIAVQRPVSSSGINFDNPSVQKALDTLIQSGPALSHLVSQTVAQGRAGPSAPQPMGSYQRHY; translated from the exons ATGGCTCGAGGACGCATGAGCAATAGCATCAAACAGAGCGACTTCACTAACAGCACCAATCCACAGGATTTAGAGAGAAGACTTTTTGTCGGCAATTTGCCCACAGACCACATGACCCGTGAAGAAATGGAAgagatattttcaaaatatggcAAAATCAGGG CCCTCAGCATGTTCCATGGCTATGGGTTCGTGCAGTATGAACGTCTAGAAGACGTCCAGGCCGCTCTGGACGGTGAGAAGGGTCGCCTTTTTAAAGGGTATAGATTAG ATATTAATAAAGCAGCGGAAAGAAGAAATATGAATAAGGCTTCATCAAGGTCCAGCCCATCACGAAG AGAGCCATATGCATATGGGGATGGCCGAGATGCGAGACGTGATCGCTCCCCTATTCGAGGGAGCCCACGAAGAGAGCCAAGGGATGGTAGAAATGGCAGAGATTCCAGAGATGCTCGAGATATTCGAGGTAGAGATGTACGTGATCCCAGAGATGCTAGAGACCACAGGGACCCTAGAGATCTGCGAGAGCCACGGGACATCAGGGACCCTAGAGATCTGCGAGAGCCCCGGGACATCAGGGACCCTAGAGACTTACGGGACCCTCGGGATATTCGAGAC CTACGGGACCCACGGGATCCTGTGTATGATCGATATCGGGATGTGAGGGAGCCACGGGACCCCGTGTACAG AAGAGATGATACTTATGACCGTTACCTTCGCCTGGAAGACTATT GGAGGAAGGATGACTCATATGACCGTTACAGAGACC TTGACAGAGCCCCCTTGAGTGCAGAAG AGCGTCTGAAACGCGAGGAACGACGCAGGGAGGAGCTATACCGGCAGTATTTTGAGGAAATCAAGAGGCGC TTTGATTCAGAGAGGCCTGTGGACTGTTCTGTGATAGTGGTCAATAAACAGACAAA GGAATATGCCGAGTCAGTAGGGCGGAAGGTGCGGGATCTGGGCATGGTGGTGGATCTGATCTTCCTCAACACAGAAATGTCACTGACTCAGGCCCTGGAGGACGTAGGCAGAGGAGGGTCTCCTTTTGCCATTGTCATCACACAGCAGCACCAAGTTCACCGCTCCTGCACGGTTAACATCATGTTTGGCACACCACAAG AACATCGCAACATGCCCCAAGCTGATGCCATGGTGCTGGTGGCAAGGAATTATGAACGCTACAAGACAGAGACCC GAAAGGAGCGCGAAGAAATAGCCAGGCAGGCTGCCAAGATGGCAGATGAAGCAATTCTGCAGGAACGCGAACGCCCACCACCCATAGAAGAAGGTGTCAGAGGGGGCCATCCGCCAGGGATCCAGAGTCTCTTGAACCTGCTGGCAGACAACCGCTATCTGACTGCTGAAGAGACCGATAAAGTCATTAATTACCTGAGAGAGCGGAAGGAACGACTACTTAGAGGAAATACTGACTCTCTGCAGG ctCCGTTGTCGAGACAGTCTCTTGGGGCCCCTTCGGGATCATCTATGACTAGCCAGGCCAGCCTTCCAAGCTCTCAAACTCATCAGAGCACTCAgcccctggcctctgccacctCTGCTACAGTGTCCTCCACTAATccccaacaggagctgcaggcaaAAATCCTCAGCCTCTTCAACAGTGGGGCTGCGgctgcagc agcagctgctgtagcaaacagcagctctgcagcttccACAGCTGCTTCAGGTGGCACTCAGAACCAAAACTATGCTAATGTAGCCAGCAATCAAGCTCGGGCAGTGCAGCTCAGTGCTGCAAGCTTAAACCAGTCTCAGCAGAGATCACAGGTCCCTGGAACGCAGCTTCCTGTCCTCCCAGGCTCCACAAGGAACACAGGCCCAAGACCTGGAGCATCTCAGCCAACCCAGGTACACTATGGTCAGCACCAAAATCGTCTGCCTACCCCTAGCAACATAGCTGTTCAAAGGCCCGTATCCTCTTCAGGTATCAACTTTGACAACCCCAGTGTGCAGAAAGCCTTGGACACTCTAATCCAGAGTGGCCCTGCGctctcccacctggtgagccaGACAGTGGCCCAGGGGCGAGCAGGACCCTCAGCCCCACAACCCATGGGCTCCTACCAGCGACACTATTAA